Proteins encoded together in one Bactrocera neohumeralis isolate Rockhampton unplaced genomic scaffold, APGP_CSIRO_Bneo_wtdbg2-racon-allhic-juicebox.fasta_v2 cluster11, whole genome shotgun sequence window:
- the LOC126765766 gene encoding mitochondrial import inner membrane translocase subunit Tim13 translates to MAGMGNLSIAEKEELIGQVKQQIAVANAQELLTKMTEKCFKKCVAKPGVQLDSSEQKCISMCMDRYMDSWNLVSRTYSNRLQREQNKM, encoded by the exons ATGGCGGGCATGGGTAACTTATCGATCGCAGAAAAGGAAGAACTGATTGGGCAAGTCAAGCAGCAAATTGCAGTGGCTAATGCTCAAGAATTGTTGACG AAAATGACAGAGAAGTGCTTcaaaaaatgtgttgctaaaCCAGGTGTACAATTGGATTCTTCTGAACAG aAATGTATTTCAATGTGCATGGATAGGTATATGGATTCCTGGAATTTGGTGTCACGCACTTACAGCAATCGTTTGCAACGAGAGCAGAATAAGATGTAG
- the LOC126765716 gene encoding craniofacial development protein 2-like, producing MRWTGQGQRRVGPCDIYYSGHIKERKFGVGFVVGERLRRRVLSFTAVNERLATIRIKARFFNISLICAHAPTEEKDDVTKDAFYERLERAYESCPRHDVKIVLGDFNARVGKEGIFGTTVGKFSLHDETSPNGLRLIDFAGARNMVICSTRFQHKKIHQATWLSPDRKTTNQIDHVVIDGRHVSSVLDVRALRGPNIDSDHYLVAAKIRTRLCAAKNARHQTQGRFDVEKLQSQQTAERFSTRLALLLPESTRQQLGIRELWDGISNSLRTAATETIGFRKVQKNSWYDEECRVAAERKQAAYLATLRSTTTRSG from the coding sequence atgcgatggacgggacaaggacagagaagagtaggtccttgtgacatttactacagtggccatataaaggagcgcaagtttggtgtaggattcgtggtgggagagagactccgtcgccgagtactatcattcactgcggtgaatgaacgtctagccacaatccgcatcaaagcgaggttcttcaacatatcgctgatttgcgcccacgccccgacggaagagaaggacgatgtgaccaaagatgccttctatgagcgcttggagcgcgcttatgagagctgcccccgccacgatgtcaaaatcgtgcttggcgactttaacgccagggtgggcaaagaaggtatatttgggactacggtcggtaaattcagcctccacgacgaaacatccccaaatgggttgaggctgattgacttcgccggggcccgaaatatggttatctgtagtactagattccagcataagaagattcatcaagctacctggctgtctccggatcgaaaaactaccaaccagatcgatcatgttgtgatagacggaagacacgtctccagtgttttagatgtgcgtgcgctgcgaggtcctaacatcgactcggaccactatcttgttgcagctaagattcgcacccgcctctgtgcagcaaaaaacgcgcgccaccaaacacaaggaaggttcgacgtcgagaagctgcaatcacaacagacagctgaacgattttctactcggcttgcactcctgctccctgagagcactcgtcaacaactcggtataagggaactgtgggacggcatttcaaactccttacgtacagctgcaaccgaaacaattggttttcggaaagtgcaaaagaacagctggtacgacgaggagtgccgtgtcgcagcggagagaaaacaggctgcctacctcgcaacgttacgatcgaccactacacgctcgggatag
- the LOC126765896 gene encoding uncharacterized protein LOC126765896, which translates to MAVIGVERDEISKFQMGRYVNCNEAIWRIFSFAIHERHPTVVHLAAHLENGQRVYFNAENIVQRTEIPPATTLTSFFATCASDPFARTLLYSEMPRYYTWNASSKKWLHRKKGHPVDGYPGVFSTDALGRIYTIHPKNDDCFYLRLLLINVRGSTSFESLRTVDGTICATFREACQQLQLLERDSHWNQTLADAIASSPATAVRTLFAIIISTCQPSSPRLLWDTYKEDMAEDILHRLRLATRNVDLQMNADIYNEALVFIEDLCLLMSGKLLIEVHMPAPSRQTRDLVSRELERERAYAITHLQQQVQTNVPLLNEQQSSAYNQLINDVDSGNGGIFFLDAHGGTGKTLGTSLILAAIRGQGGIALALASTGIAATLLEDGRMAHSALKLPLNLQIHESPVCNISKQSAMAQVLKKCKLIIWDECTMAHKRSLEALDRTLRDLRNNNRCFGGVMILLSGDLRQTLLVIPKSTAADELNACLKSSHLWRFVKTISLTMNMRVLLQNDRTAEVFSKELLRIGNGQVPIDPCSGLISIPTTIFQFTSNKYELISVYPNIAQNYGNYDWLSTRAILASKNMEVNDLNWTIQNQIPGDLRSYKSIDRVENEDEVVNYPVEFLNSLMPPGMPPHNLRLKIGSVIIMLRNLHAPKLCNGTRLIVTKLMDNLIVAIILKGLFKGEECLLPRIPLT; encoded by the coding sequence atggcggttattggtGTTGAACGAGATGAAATTAGCAAATTTCAAATGGGcagatatgtgaactgcaatgaagCAATCTGgagaattttttcatttgcaattcatgaacgccATCCTACTGTTGTGCATCTGGCAgctcatttggagaatggccagcGAGTTTATTTCAACGCAGAGAACATAGTACAGCGAACGGAAATACCACCAGCAACCACTTTAACAAGTTTCTTTGCAACTTGCGCCAGTGATCCGTTCGCGAGAACATTGCTTTACTCGGAGATGCCTCggtattatacatggaatgcatcgtcgaagaaatggttGCACAGGAAGAAGGGCCATCCGGTAGATGGTTATCCAGGTGTTTTTTCAACTgatgcattgggaagaatttacacaatccatccAAAGAACGATGATTGCTTTTACCTACGTTTGcttttgattaatgtacgcggttcaacttcatttgaatcATTGAGGACTGTAGATGGTACCATTTGTGCAACATTTCGAGAAGCATGTCAACAATTGCAATTGCTTGAACGCGACagtcactggaatcaaacgctAGCGGATGCAATAGCTTCTTCACCAGCCACTGCAGTTCGTACACTTTTCGCTATTATAATTTCGACATGTCAGCCTTCAAGCCCGCGTCTATTATGGGATACGTACAAAGAAGACATGGCAGAAGATATTTTGCATCGTCTGCGATTAGCGACGAGAAATGTCGACTTACAAATGAACGCTGACATCTACAATGAGGCATTAGTCTTTATTGAAGATTTATGTTTGCTTATGAGTGGAAAACTATTGATTGAAGTTCATATGCCGGCACCAAGTCGTCAAACAAGGGATTTAGTGAGTCGCGAATTGGAACGCGAGCGTGCTTACGCTATAACTCACttgcaacaacaagtacaaacaAATGTTCCACTGTTGAATGAACAGCAAAGCAGTGCGTACAATCAGCTAATAAATGATGTAGATAGTGGAAACGGTGGCATATTTTTCCTCGATGCGCACGGCGGGACTGGCAAAACGTTAGGAACGTCTTTAATACTAGCAGCAATACGTGGTCAAGGTGGTATTGCATTAGCACTTGCATCTACCGGGATTGCTGCAACACTGTTAGAAGATGGAAGAATGGCACATTCAGCATTAAAGCTTCCATTAAACTTGCAAATACACGAAAGTCCtgtttgcaatatttcaaaGCAATCAGCAATGgcacaagttttaaaaaaatgtaagttaatCATATGGGatgaatgcacaatggcccacaaacGATCATTAGAAGCACTCGACCGAACACTGAGAGATTTGCGCAACAATAATCGTTGCTTTGGAGGAGTGATGATATTGCTGTCGGGCGACTTAAGACAAACACTTCTCGTGATTCCAAAATCAACAGCGGCGGATGAGCTAAACGCATGTCTGAAGTCATCGCATTTGTGGAGGTTTGTTAAAACCATTTCATTGACCATGAATATGCGAGTTTTGCTGCAAAACGATAGAACTGCGGAGGTTTTTTCAAAAGAGCTGCTGCGAATCGGAAATGGACAAGTTCCGATAGATCCTTGCAGTGGATTAATATCGATTCCAACTACGATTTTCCAATTCACATCTAATAAATATGAACTAATCAGTGTATAtccaaatattgctcaaaattatGGTAACTACGATTGGTTAAGCACGCGCGCAATTTTAGCATCAAAAAATATGGAAGTCAACGACTTGAATTGGAcgattcaaaatcaaattccgggagatcTGCGGTCATATAAATCAATCGATCGCGTTGAAAATGAAGACGAGGTAGTAAATTACCCAGTGGAGTTCTTAAACTCCTTGATGCCGCCCGGAATGCCGCCTCATAATTTGCGTCTCAAAATTGGGTCTGTAATTATTATGCTACGAAATCTTCATGCTCCCAAACTGTGCAATGGTACTCGACTGATTGTGACCAAGCTAATGGACAATTTAATAGTGGCAATCATTTTGAAAGGCCTGTTCAAGGGAGAGGAGTGCTTACTTCCACGAATTCCATTAACTTAA